One segment of Platichthys flesus chromosome 15, fPlaFle2.1, whole genome shotgun sequence DNA contains the following:
- the tiprl gene encoding TIP41-like protein isoform X2: MTWMYETIDSNTESMLATLSTMMSHGFKSSKQNFTFGQWKVTAAKNHIMKSKDVERLAEEMNMPSLPEMLFGDNFLRIQHLDGYGIGFNAIDALRRVNNMEDAVKVACAQEWQESRADSEHSKEVVKPYDWTYTTDYRGTLMGEDMQIKVTETAERIDMEKLKAREQIMFFDDVLLFEDELHDHGVSMISVKIGTHSHSYTNSH, translated from the exons ATGACATGGATGTATGAAACAATTGACAGCAATACCGAG TCAATGCTGGCCACTCTGTCCACGATGATGTCTCATGGTTTCAAGAGCAGTAAGCAGAACTTTACCTTTGGACAATGGAAAGTGACTGCTGCCAAAAATCACATTATGAAATCCAAAGACGTCGAAAG GTTAGCAGAAGAGATGAACATGCCTTCCCTTCCAGAGATGCTGTTTGGAGACAACTTCTTACGTATCCAACACCTAGATGGCTACGGCATTGGATTCAATGCCATTGATGCCCTTAGGAGAGTAAACAACATGGAGGATGCTGTCAAGGTGGCCTGTGCTCAAGAATGGCAGGAAAGCAG AGCTGATTCTGAACACTCAAAAGAGGTGGTGAAACCTTACGACTGGACATACACCACAGACTACCGAGGCACTCTAATGGGAGAAGATATGCAGATAAAG GTGACTGAGACAGCAGAGCGTATCGATATGGAGAAGCTGAAGGCTCGAGAACAGATCATGTTCTTTGATGACGTGCTGCTGTTTGAGGATGAGCTGCATGACCACGGAGTGTCAATGATCAGTGTAAAAATT ggaacacactcacacagttaTACAAATTCACACTGA
- the tiprl gene encoding TIP41-like protein isoform X1, producing the protein MTWMYETIDSNTESMLATLSTMMSHGFKSSKQNFTFGQWKVTAAKNHIMKSKDVERLAEEMNMPSLPEMLFGDNFLRIQHLDGYGIGFNAIDALRRVNNMEDAVKVACAQEWQESRADSEHSKEVVKPYDWTYTTDYRGTLMGEDMQIKVTETAERIDMEKLKAREQIMFFDDVLLFEDELHDHGVSMISVKIRVMPTSFFLLLRFFLRVDGVLIRINDTRLYHEAGNNYMLREFSTRESKIAELKNVPAALYTDPNEIAQHLSLKLTVYEKLEFPVPHAQTAVNEVLQ; encoded by the exons ATGACATGGATGTATGAAACAATTGACAGCAATACCGAG TCAATGCTGGCCACTCTGTCCACGATGATGTCTCATGGTTTCAAGAGCAGTAAGCAGAACTTTACCTTTGGACAATGGAAAGTGACTGCTGCCAAAAATCACATTATGAAATCCAAAGACGTCGAAAG GTTAGCAGAAGAGATGAACATGCCTTCCCTTCCAGAGATGCTGTTTGGAGACAACTTCTTACGTATCCAACACCTAGATGGCTACGGCATTGGATTCAATGCCATTGATGCCCTTAGGAGAGTAAACAACATGGAGGATGCTGTCAAGGTGGCCTGTGCTCAAGAATGGCAGGAAAGCAG AGCTGATTCTGAACACTCAAAAGAGGTGGTGAAACCTTACGACTGGACATACACCACAGACTACCGAGGCACTCTAATGGGAGAAGATATGCAGATAAAG GTGACTGAGACAGCAGAGCGTATCGATATGGAGAAGCTGAAGGCTCGAGAACAGATCATGTTCTTTGATGACGTGCTGCTGTTTGAGGATGAGCTGCATGACCACGGAGTGTCAATGATCAGTGTAAAAATT AGGGTGATGCCCACCAGTTTCTTCCTGTTGCTGCGTTTCTTCCTACGTGTGGATGGAGTGCTGATAAGAATAAATGACACTCGACTGTATCATGAG gctGGAAATAATTACATGCTACGAGAGTTCAGCACCAGAGAAAGCAAAATAGCGGAACTCAAG AATGTTCCTGCTGCACTGTACACTGATCCAAATGAGATCGCCCAGCACTTGTCACTGAAGCTGACAGTGTATGAGAAGCTGGAATTTCCCGTGCCACATGCTCAGACAGCTGTTAATGAAGTTCTCCAGTGA